The following nucleotide sequence is from Solanum dulcamara chromosome 7, daSolDulc1.2, whole genome shotgun sequence.
AATGAGAACATTTCCATCCATCGACTCTGCATCAGTAGAACTTACATGTTACATGGAAAGCAAGCAGAAAAGCCAACAATACGTTTTTTTCCTCTACTTGCAAGTTCAAGTTATTTTAATCTAAAGAACATGCAGCCATTAATGCAAAACCCcataaaccaaaaaaaagaaaatcctATGTCAAGAAGCAAATTGgagaaatatttttcacatTCAGCAATGGTTCAAAGGAATCAAAATGTCAACTACAGGTTTCAGGATGAAGGAACCTACTGTGTCCATTAGACTCTCCACCAAGGCCAGGCTGTTGATCATCACAGTTCCAGTTGCCTTTGTTGCTTCAGCTGTGAAGTGGGCAGGCTTCATGCCAATACATGGAGAGAAAGACCTAACATACTCCTCAAGGTTCAATTCTTCCGCACTTCCATCAGAGTTCCTAAGCCACATAGGACCACCCATATCGGCCAGCTTAATCAGCTCATTCATGGAAACAAAAGCAAGCTCCATTAACATGTTCTTATCATAGGATGCATCTACACCAGCCATGTTCTGGGTGGGCCTAGGTAAAATCGCTGGTAGAGCACTTGAGAAGTTATTGCCAAAAGTAAGTCCCATTGGCAATGCAGTGTCAACAGAGTTCATAACACCAAAGCCGTTTCTTCCCACAGCAAGGTCCAAACCTGCATTAGCCATTCCAGCTGGCATTGAAGCATGGAAAGATTCCAAAGGCCTGCCTAAAAACTTGTTCGCCACAACACAGAGCCTATTGTATTCATCTCTCAGCCGGGCATTCTCAATCTTCAAATGATGTTCTTCGATGTGTATTTCACCAAGAATTGCCTGACTACCACATTGGGGGCAAGCTGGGCTTCGCATCGCTTCCCTCATTGCTATGTTCTCAATGCGGAGCTTGTCGTTTTCTTGTTTCAACATTGAATTCTCATGGCGTTCCATCTGGGTCTGAAACAATTGTAGGTTTTTCACTTATATACAATCTATGAGACAAATCTCACACAAGGTAGAatgaatttaagaaaaataatgtcAATGTGGTGGCATTTACCTTCATTTGGGTTCTCCTGTTTTGGAACCAGAatttcacctgcttgcttgccAATGTCAATCTCTTACCAAGCTCTAGTCTTGCTTTCTCATCAGGGTGTGGATTCTCCTTAAAAGAACTGTCAACACAAgacagataaaaaaaaaatcagaaataGTCCAAACAAACTATGAAGATAACAATATGAAGTGGTATAACACATACGCTTCAAGTTCTTGAATCTGGTATGGGGTGTGCCTATTGTATCTTCTTTTCGATCCCGATGAGTTACCAATGTGAGTTTCCATTTCATCGCCCGATCCAACCCCTTCTAAGTTCTCACTGCCAGACCTGCTCTCATAATCATCGTCTCTGGAAGTCCTTCCCATTGCAGCAGCATTATAATTCATGTCACCAGCACCTTCCATCTTCGGTTTCTGCAAATTAACCCAAATACATCAATTCCACTATTAATTCCAAGTAACCAAAACATACacacacaccaaaaaaatacttttaggGGATGCCTACAAGAGCAAGTGATAATGGGGAAGAGTTAAACATTGAACGAGGTAAAGATGATGTGATAAGTTGTGACTGAGCAATAGTGGCACTAGGCATGGCTTCGTATGAACTATCAGTCACCAATCTTGAAACCCCAGAACCACAACCGGCACCGCCGTTTCCTCTCCTTCTACTGCCAATGAAGCCTCCAAAATTCATCCAAACTGAACCCCCCCACCCCCCCCACCCCGCACTCTCTCTTGTTactaaaaaacaaaataaaaatcaaaactttGGTATGAAAAAGACTCAGAACTCTCTTTTCAATCACTTTCAAGATCTCAACTTTCCCATCAACACTTCCAAGAAACTTTTCATATTTATACACCCCCCAAAAATGTATTTTAGACCAAGATTAGAGATGAACATAAAACTCAACAACCCAAACCcacaaaattaaagaagaagCAAAGGGGGTTGGTATAAGACAACCAAGAACCCTTATTGCACCTTCCCCTCTACTACTCTTTGAGCAAATGAGAGAGAGAAATGGGTTGGCCTAAGTAATGAAAAGGAAACCCTAGGAGTATTTCATTCAATCAAGAGATATGGGTTTTTGAGTTATGACCCCTATAGCTGTCATTGTAAAAACAGTGGGATCACTACCATAAAAGAGGAAAACGAAAGGTTTGGggctaaatatatatatatactacaagAAAAGTGATGATAATAAGATCcaaaaaagaaactaaaaaaaGGTGGACTTTTCAATACCTTACAAAATAAAACTGCAAGAAACCAATAAaatcagaagaaaaaaagaCTCTGTTGACTTTACAGATCAACAAAAAAGTGCATAaccttttataaaaattattataaactCACTCATAGGCTAGAAGTTAAAAAAAGACTTTTAGAAtattattttctatgtataAAGTAAATACAAAAGCTTCAGATTCTGTGTGGACCAATTGAAAATCCACACACAGAGACACACAGTTCCAGAATAGTCCATAACTACATATGCTCATTTTGGGATCCCACAGAAAGAagttgattaattaattaataaattaatggAAGTTTTACAACAAATAAATGcacaaataattaataaaaattcaaGTGAAAATGGCGCTTAGCAGATTAAGAGCTGACATACCAGAGAGTAACGATCGCTAGTCAATGTTTCCACTTCTCGATCGATTCCCTTCAATAAACAAAtgttatatcaaattaaaaccACTCAGAATTCACAAAGGAAACaacattaaaattaataaaaagagCCTTTTCTATTACTACTTACAGTTGTTTTTCTCAACTTTCGAACAGTAAATGtcaaaggaaaaaggaaaaccgaatatatatatatatagtggatATGTGGGGGTGGGGGTTTACTCTAATTACCTTAaaattttttgtttgatatgtCTGCTCCTAGCTGGATTTCTGACTTGTGATGTGGCGAGCTCATCGGCCGATTGTCAcaatttttcccttttttggaAGTGTCTATGTTCAATGTTCTCATCAACCTATATTAGCGTTATAAAAATTTATCGTAATGAACCCATgttagtgttttttttttttataaaagggCTAATAACATTGGTGCTTGTTTTAAAAAATCGTTAATAATAGTCGcgcttctttttaaaaaatcgtTATGATTAAGTTTCAGCGAGATACTTTACGTTAATAAACGTTTTGTTATTCTGTTATATTCTTTAGTAATTTAACTTTAGTAACAATCAGTCAACGtatcatttataattttttttcttttttgactttGTGAATATGTTCTTATTCTGCTTAATCTATGTTCGCGCAATAAACATTTATTATAACGAACGATATCAGTGCATTTTTTAAAAgatcattaataaaattaacggtttttttttgaaaattcgtTAACAATAgtgacattttaaaaaaaatattacgtTCAAGGCTCAACGACACACTTAACGTTAATACATTTTCTCATTCTGCCataaaattcaactttagtaACAATTAGGCaacttattttttatgatttttctttccGGCTTTGTGTCTACGTGTGATGTTCTGACTAATCTATATTCGCGCTACAAAAATCTATTGTAATGAACAAATGTTagtgtttttttaataaaagtgGTTATAACATTAgtgtttgttttttaaaaaaaacattaacAATAGTGGCGCTTCTTATTAAAAAATCGTTACGTTCAAGGTTTAATGAAACACTTTACGCTAATAAATGTTTTGTGTTTATACCATATTCTTTAGTAATTCAACTTTAGTAACAATCAGTCAACATATCTTATACTTCATTCCTTTCTTCTTAGTTGTCATGTTGTgctttttgagagtcaaattgACTAACTTTCAAAGCTAAATTAGATTACATTACTTTGATATTTTCAAGGCTCAACGACACACTTAACGTTAATACATTTTCTCATTCTGCCataaaattcaactttagtaACAATTAGGCaacttattttttatgatttttctttccGGCTTTGTGTCTACGTGTGATATTCTGACTAATCTATATTCGCACTACAAAAATTTATTGTAATGAACAAATGTTagtgtttttttaataaaagcgGTTATAACATTAgtgtttgtttttttaaaaaaaaacattaacaATAGTGGCGCTTCTTATTAAAAAATCGTTACGTTCAAGGTTTAATGAAACACTTTACGCTAATAAATGTTTTGTGTTTATACCATATTCTTTAGTAATTCAACTTTAGTAACAATCAGTCAACATATCTTATACTTCATTCCTTTCTTCTTAGTTGTCATGTTGTGttttttgagagtcaaattgACTAACTTTCAAAGCTAAATTAGATTACATTACTTTGATATTTTCAAGGCTCAACGACACACTTAACGTTAATACATTTTCTCATTCTGCCataaaattcaactttagtaACAATTAGGCaacttattttttatgatttttctttccGGCTTTGTGTCTACGTGTGATATTCTGACTAATCTATATTCGCGCTACAAAAATCTATTGTAATGAACAAATGTTAGTGTCTTTTTAATAAAAGTGGTTATAACATTAgtgtttgttttttaaaaaaacattaacAATAGTGGCGCTTCTTATTAAAAAATCGTTACGTTCAAGGTTTAATGAAACACTTTACGCTAATAAATGTTTTGTGTTTATACCATATTCTTTAGTAATTCAACTTTAGTAACAATCAGTCAACATATCTTATACTTCATTCCTTTCTTCTTAGTTGTCATGTTGTgctttttgagagtcaaattgACTAACTTTCAAAGCTAAATTAGATTACATTACTTTGATATTTTCAAGGCTCAACGACACACTTAACGTTAATACATTTTCTCATTCTGCCataaaattcaactttagtaACAATTAGGCaacttattttttatgatttttctttccGGCTTTGTGTCTACGTGTGATATTCTGACTAATCTATATTCGCGCTACAAAAATCTATTGTAATGAACAAATGTTagtgtttttttaataaaagtgGTTATAACATTAgtgtttgttttttaaaaaaaacattaacAATAGTGGCGCTTCTTATTAAAAAATCGTTACGTTCAAGGTTTAATGAAACACTTTACGCTAATAAATGTTTTGTGTTTATACCATATTCTTTAGTAATTCAACTTTAGTAACAATCAGTCAACATATCTTATACTTCATTCCTTTCTTCTTAGTTGTCATGTTGTgctttttgagagtcaaattgACTAACTTTCAAAGCTAAATTAGATTACATTACTTTGATATTTTCAAGGCTCAACGACACACTTAACGTTAATACATTTTCTCATTCTGCCataaaattcaactttagtaACAATTAGGCaacttattttttatgatttttctttccGGCTTTGTGTCTACGTGTGATATTCTGACTAATCTATATTCGCGCTACAAAAATCTATTGTAATGAACAAATGTTagtgtttttttaataaaagcgATTATAACATTAgtgtttgttttttaaaaaaaacattaacAATAGTGGCGCTTCTTATTAAAAAATCGTTACGTTCAAGGTTTAATGAAACACTTTACGCTAATAAATGTTTTGTGTTTATACCATATTCTTTAGTAATTCAACTTTAGTAACAATCAGTCAACATATCTTATACTTCATTCCTTTCTTCTTAGTTGTCATGTTGTgctttttgagagtcaaattgACTAACTTCCAAAGCTAAATTAGATTACATTACTTTGATATTTTCAAGGCTCAACGACACACTTAACGTTAATACATTTTCTCATTCTGCCataaaattcaactttagtaACAATTAGGCaacttattttttatgatttttctttccGGCTTTGTGTCTACGTGTGATATTCTGACTAATCTATATTCGTGCTACAAAAATCTATTGTAATGAACAAATGTTagtgtttttttaataaaagtgGTTATAACATTAgtgtttgttttttaaaaaaaccatTAACAATAGTGGCGCTTCTTATTAAAAAATCGTTACGTTCAAGGTTTAATGAAACACTTTACgctaataaatattttgtgtTTATACCATATTCTTTAGTAATTCAACTTTAGTAACAATCAGTCAACATATCTTATACTTCATTCCTTTCTTCTTAGTTGTCATGTTGTgctttttgagagtcaaattgACTAACTTTCAAAGCTAAATTAGATTACATTACTttgatattttcaaataaaaagtagatattcaaaaactacaaaaaagaaaatataagttgCAATTTTCTTCATATcaatatgattaaaaaatacATCTTCAAATGCTAGTCAAAGTTTATATCGTTGactctcaaaaagaaaacaataacaattaaaaagaaACTAAGAGagtacaatttattttttttgactttgtGACTATGTTCTTGTTCTGATTAATCTATATTCGCGCTATAGACATCTATTATAACGAATAATattggtaatttttttaaaagattgcTAATAATATTGgcgctttttttaaaaaaaagtcattAATGCTAgtgacatttttttaaaaaaatatatatgttaaaGGCTCAATAAGACACATAACGTTCGTTAGTAATTCAACGTTAGTAACAATCAGTCTAActtattttatatgatttttttttctttttgttctttGTGTTTATGTTTGATGTTCTGATTAATCTATAGTAGCGCTATAAAAATCTAGTGTAATGAACCGATGttagtgattttttttataaaagtgcTAATAACATTAGTGTTTGTtctaaaaaaatcattaataatagTGGtgcttctttttaaaaatttgttaCCTTTAAGGTCAACGAGACACTTTACGTTAATAAACATTTTGTCATTCTGccatattttataataatttaactttagtAACAATCAGTtaacatattttttataatttttcttttttctttttgtgattATGTTCATATTTTGATTAATCTATATTCGCGCTATAGACATTTATTATAACGAACAATACTGGTGCCTTTTCTAAAAGATCGTTAATAAAATTGGCGCTTTTTTTTTAAACGTCGTTAACAATAGTgacattttttgaaaaaaaatgttatgTTCAAAGTTCAACGAGACACTTAACGTTAATACATTTTGTCATTCTCTAGTAATTCAACTTTAGTAACAATCACTCaacttatttttatgattttttttcctttttggctCTGTGTCTACGTTTGATGTTCTAATTAATCTATATTCGCGCCGTAAAAATTTACTATAATGAACTGATGTTaggttttttttaataaaagcgCTAATAACATTAgtgtttattttaaaaaattgttaataATAGTGGcacttctttttaaaaaaatattacgtTTAAGGTCAACGAAACAATTTACGTTAACACACGTTTTGTCATTCTACCATATTTTATAACAATTCAACTTTAGTAACAATCAGtcaacatatttttttattattattatttttttatttttgtgactatttaatttatattcgCGCTATGGGCATGTATTATAACAAATGCTATTGGTGCTTTGTTTAAAAGATCGTTATAAAATTGGCGCTTTTTTTTAAAGTCATTATCAATTGTgacattttaaaaagaaaaatattacgtTCAAGGCTCAACGAGACTCTTAACATTTATACATGTTGTCATTCTGCCATATTCTTTAGTAATTCAACTTCAACTTTAATAACAatcaattaacttattttttaatgattttttcatctttttttaactttgtgattatgttttattttcCTGATTAATCTACATTTGAGCTATAAAATCTACTGTAAGAAGCTATGTTGgtgcttttttttaaaaaataatccatCAACAATAGTGGCgcttttttaaagaaaatcgTTATAGTGGTAAGAGGGAGACGAGTTTTCGTAAGTTGAGAGTAGGATCGTGGAACATAGGGCCGCTTATAAAAAAGTCCATAGAGCTAGTGAAGAGTCTTAAgaggagaaagattaatatagcctgtgttCAGGAGATTAGATGGGTAGGTTCCAAAACTTGAAATGTGGACggattcaaattatgatactCAGGAGGCTCAAGAGATAGGAATGAAATAGGTATTCTAGTCGATACAAATCTTAGGGAGTGTGTGGTAGAGGTTAAGAGGATCAGTGATAGGATGATGTTTATTAAGCTAGTTATAGGCAAGCTTATCGTGAACGTTGTTAGTGCATATGCATCCCATGTGGGTCTTGATGAAGAAGTCAAAAAgctcttttgggaggatttggatgaagTAGGGAGAGGTATACCTAGTACCGAAGAGATTTTCATTGGTGGAGATTTCAATGGTCATATCGGTACAACTTCTAATGGTTTTGATGATGTCCATGGAGGCTTTAGTTTTAGGGAAAGGAATGGTGGCGGGGTTTCTCTCTTGGAATTTGCCAAAGCTTTTGAGTTAGTTATTTCTAATTCATGTTTTTTGAAGGGGGATTATCAATTGGTCACCTTTAGTAGCACGGTAGCTAGGACTTAGATTGAATACTTACTCCTCCGAAAGGGTGATAGAGGCCTTTGTAAGGATTTCAAGGTTATTCCAAGTGAAAATATTACCACCCAACATAAGCTTTGATGATGGACTTGGAGATTAAGAGGGACAAGAGAAACAAAACCCTTCATGATCGACCGAGGATTAGATGAGAGGGCTTAACTCCCGTCTTTTCTTgggagatgggagagaagttAAATAGTTAGGGCCTGGAGTAGTAGCGGGGATGTGAACAACATATGGGACATGACAGCTGGTTGCATTAGAAAAGAAGCTATCGAGGTTCTTAGGGTATCGAGAGGAATCTTTGGTGGTCGTCAAggagattggtggtggaatggagaagtacaagGCAAAGTGAAAGCCAAGAAGGTTACCTATACGGAGTGGTTGGAGTGCGTGGATGAGGAGAAGAAGAATAGGCTTAAAGATATTTATAGGAAGGCATAGACAGAAGCGAAGTCGACGATCACAAGTGCTAAGACCGTAGCTTTTGAACGTTTGTATGTCGAGTTAGGGGAAAAAAGTGGGGATAAGAGATTGTATAGGCTAGCCAAAATGAGAGAGATAAAATCATGCGATCTGGATCTAGAAAAGTGCATCAACGACGAGGAAGGTGAAGTGTTAGTAGATGAGACCTCTATCAAGCAAAGATGAAAAACTTATTTCCATAGACTCctaaatgaaaaaggaaacaGATACATTATACTGGGTGATTTGGCGTATTCTCATAGACTTCGAGACTTTGGGTACTGCAGGTATTTTAAGGTTGAGAAGGTTAGACGTGCTATTAGCAGGATGAAGAGAGGGAGAGCGATCGGCCCGATGAGATTCCGATGGACTTTTGGAAGAGCACTAACAAGGCAGGTTTGGAGTGATTGACTaagttgtttaatgttattttaagGACTGCTAAGATGCCTgatgaatggaggtggagtattATGGTTCTATtatacaagaacaagggtgatatccaaaacGTAATAATTACAGGGGGATCAAACTACTAAGCCATACAATGAAGATTTGGGAGTGAGTGATGGAGATAAGGGTGAGGAGAGGGGTGTCAATCTCAGAGAATCAATTCAAATTCATGCCGGGGTGGTCGACTACTGAAGCAATCCATTTTATGCGGAGACTGGTgaagaaatttagagaaagaaaaagggatctccatatggtgttcattgaccttgaaaaggcttatgataaagttccaagGGATGTTCTTTAGAGGTGTCTGAAGGCTAAAAGTATCCCGATTgtgtatattagggcgataaaggACGTGTATGCTAGAGCTAAGACTTGGGTTAGGACGGTGGGAGGTAACTCAGAGAATTTTCCTATTGAGGTGGGACTGCACAGGGATCTATGCTGAGCCCTTTttttttgccttggtgatggatgagctgatacggtctattcaggaggaggtttcatggtgtattctatttgcggacgacatagtttTGATTAATGAGACTCGGGACAGAGTTAAtaataggttggaggtttgtaGACAAACGCTTGAGTCCAAAGGATTcaaattgagtaggaccaaaaCATAATACATGGAGTGCAAATTTAATGTTACGATGAATGAAGAGGGcagggaagtgaggcttgccacccAACCTATCCCTAAGacagaaagctttaaatatcttggatctaTCATCCAGAGTAATGGGGACATCAATGATGATGTCACGCATCGCATTGAGGCAGCATGGTTGAAATGGAGGCTAGCCTCTGGagtcctgtgtgataagaaattaccacctaaacttaaaggtaagttctatggaatggtggttagaccagcgttGTTATATGAAGTGAAATGCTGACCAGTAAAGAACTCttatgttcagaagatgcatattatggagatgaggatgctgaaatggatgtgtggacacactaggagtgataagatcaggaatgaggttattcgggagaaggtgggagtgacaTTTGTAgtcgacaagatgagagaagcaaaactgagatggtttgggcatgtgcaaAGGAGAGGTGTCGACaccccagttaggaggtgcgagtGGTTGGATTTGAGGGTTATGCGGAGGGTAGTGATaaagtctgcgtacattctaccctcccaaGACCTtacttgtgagatttcactgggtatgttgttgttgttatattcAAAATTCAACGAGACACTTTACATTAGTAAACGTTTTGCCACTTTGTCATATTCTTTAGTAATTCAACTCTAGTAACAATCAgtcactttatttttttatgatattttcttttttgattttgcGATTATGTTCGTTGTTCTGATTATTTTATATTCGCGCTAtaaaaaatctattataatgaaTTGATGttggtgttttttttttaaaaaaatattaataatattgacgtttatttttttgaaaaatcattAACGATAATTacgctttttaaaaaaagagaatatCATGTTCAAGGCTCAATGAGGTAGTCATATTCTTTAGTGATTCAACTTTCGTAACAATcagtc
It contains:
- the LOC129894586 gene encoding uncharacterized protein LOC129894586, yielding MMFIKLVIGKLIVNVVSAYASHVGLDEEVKKLFWEDLDEVGRGIPSTEEIFIGGDFNGHIGTTSNGFDDVHGGFSFRERNGGGVSLLEFAKAFEKEAIEVLRVSRGIFGGRQGDWWWNGEVQGKVKAKKVTYTEWLECVDEEKKNRLKDIYRKA
- the LOC129896076 gene encoding homeobox-leucine zipper protein HDG1-like isoform X1; the protein is MNFGGFIGSRRRGNGGAGCGSGVSRLVTDSSYEAMPSATIAQSQLITSSLPRSMFNSSPLSLALKPKMEGAGDMNYNAAAMGRTSRDDDYESRSGSENLEGVGSGDEMETHIGNSSGSKRRYNRHTPYQIQELEASFKENPHPDEKARLELGKRLTLASKQVKFWFQNRRTQMKTQMERHENSMLKQENDKLRIENIAMREAMRSPACPQCGSQAILGEIHIEEHHLKIENARLRDEYNRLCVVANKFLGRPLESFHASMPAGMANAGLDLAVGRNGFGVMNSVDTALPMGLTFGNNFSSALPAILPRPTQNMAGVDASYDKNMLMELAFVSMNELIKLADMGGPMWLRNSDGSAEELNLEEYVRSFSPCIGMKPAHFTAEATKATGTVMINSLALVESLMDTSRWMEMFSFIVARTTTINVISNSSGGSEDGNLHMIQAEFQVPSALVPLRQVKFLRYCKQYAEGVWAVVDVSIDAIQEGSQLCEAGKCRRLPSGCIIQDLPDGYSKVIWIEHMEYDESTIHNYYRPYIRSGLGFGAQRWIATLQRQCEFLAVMSSAVPSGDNSVVSPSSRRSIAMLARRVTRSFYGGVCSTYYRWEPIQSGTAEESKLIMRKAIGEFGDPHGVVLSATRTLWLPVSHQRLFDFLRNEQTRSEWDVLSHGGSMHPLVHIAKGQDLGNSISLFRTHVTGSDGNQNSMLTLQETYTDVSGSIIAYTSLDAGDMNVMMSGGDSSCVVFLPSGFVIFPDCYENSNGVAAKNGVLENEGKSNGSLLTVGFQILVNSLPTGNLTMDSINTVNTLITRTVQDLKIAFQCN